A single region of the Methanococcoides sp. AM1 genome encodes:
- the acnA gene encoding aconitate hydratase AcnA produces the protein MSENSGAFGAKDTFSFKEKEITIYRLAKLEETGLCELSSLPYSIRVLLEDILRNVDGKVVTEEDVKNLASWKPDDVPQADIPYIPSRVLLQDFTGVPAVVDIAAIRSAMKRLGGKPEDINPAIPADLVIDHSVQTDCYGSSRAISCNEKLEFQRNRERYELLHWAQNTFDNFRVVPPASGIIHQVNLENLAPLVHFKDLDGETVAYPDTLVGTDSHTTMINGLGVLGWGVGGIEAEAVMLGQPYYMPIPEVVGFRLTGRLKEGVTATDLVLTVTQMLREHGVVGKFVEYYGPGYRDLTLPDRAILANMAPEYGATMGFCPADEKTLTYMLMTGRSEEHVEMVRNYLTEQGLFASADKADPKYTSTLELDMSTVEPSLAGPKRPQDRIPLSRMSESFHQTMKDTFEMKTVDESEYSSWLEDGGYAVVEKTHPEHSGIGKIKCEEDIPALNHGSVVIASITSCTNTSNPSVLIGAGLLAKKAVERGLKVRPYVKTSLAPGSRAVTDYLKAAGLMPYLEALGFHLVGYGCMTCIGNSGPLRQSIIDEIESKDLTTAAVLSGNRNFEGRISPHVKANYLASPMLVVAFALAGTVDIDMTNEPVGCDPNGEPVYLNELWPTNEEIAETTAKYVTPEIFENTYSNVFEGNELWQQMDAPKGLLYNWDRDSTYIQEPPFFQDFPMDIDEMSDIKGARALVFVADSITTDHISPAGAIPPEYPAGKYLISKGVAVENFNSYGSRRGNHEVMMRGTFGNVRLKNKLVPGKEGSWTIHMPDGKEAFIYDAAMQYMEDNVPLVIVAGKEYGTGSSRDWAAKGTQLLGVKAVIAESYERIHRSNLVGMGVVPLQFKPGESAGTFDITGQESYDIIGIDNIQPGGEVRVVATDADGNEKSFNVDVRLTSGIEVEYCKHGGILHKFLRDTLKGE, from the coding sequence ATGAGTGAAAATTCCGGTGCTTTTGGAGCAAAAGACACTTTCAGCTTTAAGGAAAAGGAAATAACCATATACCGCCTGGCCAAACTTGAGGAAACTGGACTCTGTGAGCTCTCTTCTTTACCTTATTCTATCAGGGTATTGCTCGAGGATATCTTAAGGAACGTTGACGGCAAGGTCGTGACCGAAGAAGACGTAAAGAACCTTGCTTCCTGGAAACCTGATGACGTGCCACAGGCTGATATCCCATACATCCCGTCAAGGGTACTCTTACAGGACTTTACAGGCGTTCCTGCAGTTGTAGATATTGCAGCAATCAGGTCCGCCATGAAGAGACTCGGCGGAAAGCCGGAGGACATCAACCCGGCGATCCCTGCAGACCTTGTGATCGACCACTCTGTACAGACCGACTGCTACGGATCATCCAGAGCTATCTCCTGCAATGAGAAGCTCGAGTTCCAGAGGAACAGGGAAAGATACGAACTCCTGCACTGGGCACAGAACACTTTTGACAACTTCCGTGTGGTTCCACCTGCAAGCGGCATCATCCACCAGGTCAACCTTGAAAACCTCGCACCACTTGTTCACTTCAAGGATTTAGACGGTGAAACCGTTGCATACCCTGACACACTCGTAGGTACCGATTCCCACACCACCATGATCAACGGTCTGGGCGTGCTTGGCTGGGGTGTAGGCGGTATCGAAGCTGAAGCTGTCATGCTCGGCCAGCCATACTACATGCCGATCCCTGAAGTTGTCGGTTTCAGGCTTACCGGCAGACTGAAGGAAGGAGTAACAGCTACAGACCTTGTACTTACCGTTACCCAGATGCTCAGGGAGCACGGTGTTGTAGGCAAGTTCGTAGAATATTACGGACCCGGTTACCGCGACCTTACTCTTCCGGACAGGGCGATCCTTGCTAACATGGCACCTGAATACGGTGCAACAATGGGATTCTGTCCTGCTGATGAAAAGACACTGACTTACATGCTCATGACCGGAAGAAGCGAAGAGCACGTAGAGATGGTCAGGAATTATCTTACCGAGCAGGGACTTTTTGCATCGGCGGACAAAGCTGATCCAAAATACACTTCAACACTTGAGCTCGACATGAGCACTGTGGAGCCATCCCTTGCAGGTCCGAAAAGACCACAGGACCGCATCCCGCTTAGCAGGATGTCCGAGAGCTTCCACCAGACCATGAAGGACACCTTCGAGATGAAAACTGTAGATGAATCCGAATATTCCAGCTGGCTTGAGGACGGAGGATATGCAGTTGTCGAGAAGACACACCCTGAACACAGCGGAATTGGAAAGATCAAATGTGAGGAGGACATCCCTGCATTGAACCACGGTTCCGTGGTCATCGCTTCCATCACATCATGTACCAACACCTCTAACCCGTCAGTGCTTATCGGAGCCGGACTTCTCGCAAAGAAGGCTGTTGAGAGAGGACTAAAGGTCAGGCCATACGTGAAAACAAGCCTTGCACCCGGTTCCCGTGCAGTAACTGATTACCTGAAAGCAGCAGGGCTCATGCCATACCTTGAAGCACTGGGATTCCATCTCGTAGGATACGGATGTATGACATGTATCGGCAATAGTGGCCCGCTCAGGCAGTCCATTATCGATGAGATCGAGAGCAAGGACCTTACCACAGCAGCAGTTCTCAGCGGAAACAGGAACTTCGAAGGCAGGATCAGCCCGCATGTAAAGGCCAACTATCTCGCATCCCCAATGCTTGTAGTTGCATTCGCACTTGCAGGAACAGTTGATATTGACATGACCAACGAGCCTGTGGGATGCGATCCGAATGGTGAGCCGGTCTACCTTAACGAGCTCTGGCCAACCAACGAAGAGATCGCTGAAACAACTGCAAAGTACGTTACACCTGAGATATTCGAGAATACCTATTCAAATGTCTTCGAAGGAAACGAACTCTGGCAGCAGATGGATGCACCAAAGGGACTGCTCTACAACTGGGACCGGGATTCCACCTACATACAGGAGCCACCGTTCTTCCAGGACTTCCCAATGGATATCGATGAGATGTCAGATATCAAAGGTGCACGTGCACTCGTGTTCGTTGCAGACAGTATCACCACCGACCACATCTCCCCGGCAGGTGCAATTCCTCCTGAGTATCCTGCAGGAAAGTACCTGATCTCAAAGGGAGTTGCTGTTGAGAACTTCAATTCATACGGTTCCAGAAGAGGTAACCACGAAGTAATGATGCGTGGAACATTCGGAAATGTTCGCCTTAAGAACAAGCTGGTACCTGGCAAGGAAGGTTCATGGACCATCCACATGCCAGACGGAAAGGAAGCTTTCATCTACGACGCAGCAATGCAGTACATGGAAGACAATGTACCACTGGTAATTGTAGCAGGAAAGGAATACGGAACCGGAAGCTCACGTGACTGGGCTGCAAAAGGTACACAGCTTCTCGGAGTAAAGGCAGTTATCGCTGAATCCTACGAGAGGATCCACCGCAGCAACCTTGTTGGCATGGGAGTTGTCCCACTCCAGTTCAAGCCGGGAGAAAGTGCCGGGACATTCGACATCACAGGGCAGGAAAGCTACGATATCATCGGTATCGACAACATTCAGCCCGGAGGAGAGGTCAGGGTCGTCGCAACTGATGCTGATGGCAATGAGAAGAGTTTCAATGTGGATGTCAGGCTCACATCAGGAATAGAAGTAGAGTACTGCAAACACGGCGGTATCCTGCACAAGTTCCTCAGGGACACACTGAAGGGAGAGTAA
- a CDS encoding citrate/2-methylcitrate synthase — MEHNFAKGLENIVALESSITFIDGEKGILEYRGFDIAELADMSYEQVSYMLIYGRLPDRNELKSFSDELKELRTISDSAFNVIRFCNYNIEAMDALRTTISFMSHCDPDLNDNSPEANIRKGMRMIARFPTVVASFSRTKHGMEELEPDPELSHSANFLYMLRGTRPSELEARILETDFILSADHELNPSTFTARTIASTLSDIHSSVIGGLCALKGPLHGGARMAVMEAIDEIGSVDKVENFVIGKVEKHEKLMGFGHRVYKTYDPRAKVYKKLAKEIAEDRGDMLWFDIAERMEEIAYREFVGKKGKPIYPNVDFYSGVVYKYLDIPSKLATAVFAIGRISGWIAHCLEQYSDNRLIRPRAKFVRSEK; from the coding sequence ATGGAACATAACTTTGCAAAAGGGCTGGAGAATATCGTTGCACTGGAAAGTAGCATCACTTTTATCGACGGAGAAAAGGGTATCCTTGAATATCGGGGGTTCGATATAGCTGAACTCGCAGACATGTCTTACGAACAGGTCTCTTACATGCTGATATATGGCAGACTGCCTGACCGGAACGAACTTAAAAGTTTCTCGGATGAGCTTAAAGAACTTAGAACAATAAGTGACAGTGCATTTAATGTGATCAGGTTCTGCAATTACAATATTGAAGCTATGGATGCCCTGAGAACCACTATTTCTTTCATGTCCCATTGTGACCCCGACCTGAACGATAATTCTCCTGAAGCGAACATCAGAAAGGGAATGAGGATGATTGCACGCTTTCCTACGGTCGTTGCATCATTTTCGAGAACAAAACACGGAATGGAAGAACTTGAACCTGACCCGGAACTATCCCATAGTGCTAATTTCCTGTACATGCTTCGTGGAACAAGACCATCTGAACTTGAAGCCCGCATCCTCGAAACAGATTTCATACTGAGTGCTGACCACGAACTCAACCCCTCCACATTTACCGCAAGAACAATAGCATCTACACTTTCAGATATCCACTCATCCGTCATCGGCGGGCTATGCGCATTGAAGGGACCTCTCCACGGCGGTGCACGTATGGCTGTGATGGAAGCCATAGATGAGATAGGTTCTGTTGATAAGGTGGAGAATTTTGTAATAGGGAAAGTTGAAAAGCACGAAAAGCTGATGGGATTCGGCCACCGTGTCTACAAGACCTATGATCCACGCGCAAAGGTATACAAAAAGCTGGCAAAAGAGATAGCTGAAGACAGGGGAGATATGCTCTGGTTCGATATTGCCGAAAGGATGGAAGAGATCGCTTACAGGGAATTTGTGGGAAAAAAGGGCAAACCAATTTACCCGAATGTGGATTTTTACTCAGGTGTCGTCTACAAATATCTGGACATTCCCTCAAAACTTGCAACCGCGGTCTTCGCCATAGGAAGAATATCGGGCTGGATTGCACATTGCCTTGAGCAATATTCAGACAACAGGCTGATACGACCTCGCGCAAAATTCGTTAGATCAGAAAAATGA
- a CDS encoding alpha-hydroxy-acid oxidizing protein — translation MGSWYCSVCNVYHYDDDVGDPDLGIEPGTRPEDFPDNWKCPICGATKDKLKPVIVEATENIVAGRTKTKSVKVVIEKGADNPLLKPELAQDYGKPLGLAGIGSGISYLNNFRALEKVKLKTRLICEHQKPVIEKNFFGTKVCMPLFASPTGGLSYFENIEEEDFMTSVLNGCKLAKTIGFTGDTAKDFDEHPGIIALRSVGGRGVNIFKPRSQDVLLDLISQSEKANAIAVGVDIDGAGSVNFTLAGKPVFRKTIDDLKELKRSTPLPFMVKGIMCEQDALAALETGADIIGISNHGGRVLDSTPGVAEVLPNIVEAIRDSRGGRKVVITADGGIRTGFDVVKMLALGADYVLTGRPIVREAVPHGAEGVRNLIEYMRSDIEKAMIMTACNDLEDINRDILYEY, via the coding sequence ATGGGTAGTTGGTATTGTTCTGTATGCAATGTGTACCATTATGATGATGACGTGGGAGATCCGGACTTAGGTATCGAACCCGGAACAAGGCCAGAGGATTTTCCGGATAACTGGAAGTGCCCCATATGTGGAGCTACAAAAGATAAGCTCAAACCTGTGATCGTTGAAGCAACTGAGAACATTGTCGCAGGAAGAACAAAAACAAAAAGTGTCAAGGTAGTTATCGAAAAAGGTGCCGACAATCCTCTTCTAAAACCCGAACTCGCACAGGACTATGGTAAACCTCTTGGTCTTGCAGGAATAGGTTCGGGAATATCCTATCTCAACAACTTCAGGGCTCTTGAAAAAGTGAAACTTAAGACAAGGCTTATCTGTGAACACCAAAAACCTGTGATCGAAAAGAACTTCTTCGGAACAAAAGTATGCATGCCCCTGTTCGCATCTCCTACTGGCGGTTTGAGCTATTTCGAGAACATCGAAGAAGAGGATTTCATGACCTCGGTCCTGAATGGCTGCAAACTTGCCAAAACCATCGGGTTTACAGGAGATACAGCTAAGGATTTCGATGAGCATCCTGGTATAATTGCTCTGAGAAGTGTAGGGGGACGGGGAGTAAATATCTTCAAACCACGTTCCCAGGATGTACTTCTTGACCTGATAAGTCAGTCTGAAAAGGCCAATGCAATAGCTGTTGGCGTGGACATTGACGGAGCAGGTTCGGTCAACTTCACCCTTGCAGGAAAACCTGTTTTCAGGAAGACCATTGATGACCTTAAGGAGCTCAAACGATCCACACCCCTTCCTTTCATGGTCAAAGGGATCATGTGTGAGCAGGATGCACTTGCTGCACTTGAAACCGGTGCAGATATAATTGGCATCTCAAACCATGGCGGACGTGTGCTTGACTCAACTCCCGGAGTTGCTGAAGTGCTTCCAAACATTGTCGAGGCTATCAGGGATTCCAGAGGTGGCAGGAAGGTCGTGATCACAGCTGACGGTGGTATCAGGACCGGTTTTGATGTGGTTAAGATGCTTGCACTGGGTGCTGATTATGTATTGACAGGTCGTCCAATAGTGCGGGAGGCTGTGCCACATGGAGCCGAAGGTGTCAGGAATCTGATCGAGTATATGAGGTCTGACATTGAGAAAGCGATGATCATGACAGCTTGCAATGATCTTGAGGATATTAACAGGGATATACTGTATGAGTATTGA